A single genomic interval of uncultured Desulfobulbus sp. harbors:
- a CDS encoding aspartate aminotransferase family protein — protein sequence MNSYKPIVTDWEYEATLARRRRYMSPSLSTFVAFNEPVILKKGEMQYVFDEKGKKYLDCLAQNLCVSVGHCHPFVNAEVKKQIDQLCHSTTTFFNAIPAHFAEELTSTFPKGEEWVAHFVNSGSEANDLALLMARLYTGNHDMLALRDSYHGLHFAAMGLTGTKSCRQKVPLGGGVVHVSNPNTYRGMHGDATDKYLQEIDEAIATSTPGDIAGMIIESIQGFGGVFPMPDGYLAGAFERVRAAGGVCIIDEVQTGFGRTGANMWEFMAHGVTPDIVVMGKGIGNGFPLSAVVARREVAEAMAERKFFNTYGSNPVSCSAGRAVLRVIEDDNIMANVTEAGDHLEAQMVGLMDKYQVIGDFRGRGLMRAVEFVKDRTTKEPGTEDASKVQESCRESGVIVGRGGRYGNILRINPPLCATKDDMQLLADALDKACSQL from the coding sequence GTCGCCGTCGTTGAGTACTTTTGTCGCCTTTAATGAACCGGTTATCCTGAAAAAAGGCGAAATGCAGTATGTTTTTGACGAGAAAGGCAAAAAGTACCTTGATTGTCTGGCGCAGAATCTCTGTGTGAGCGTCGGCCATTGTCATCCTTTTGTCAACGCCGAAGTCAAAAAACAGATAGATCAGTTGTGCCACTCCACAACGACTTTCTTCAATGCCATCCCCGCCCATTTTGCCGAGGAGTTGACCTCCACATTTCCTAAAGGAGAAGAGTGGGTTGCCCATTTCGTCAACAGTGGATCCGAGGCCAATGACCTGGCCCTGTTGATGGCCAGACTCTACACCGGTAACCATGATATGCTGGCTCTTCGCGACAGCTATCACGGCCTGCACTTCGCAGCCATGGGACTGACCGGGACCAAAAGTTGCCGTCAGAAGGTGCCGCTTGGGGGCGGGGTCGTTCACGTGAGCAATCCCAACACCTATAGGGGAATGCACGGAGACGCAACCGACAAGTACCTGCAGGAGATCGACGAGGCCATCGCCACCTCGACCCCTGGAGACATTGCCGGTATGATCATCGAGTCCATTCAGGGATTCGGCGGTGTTTTCCCCATGCCTGATGGCTACTTGGCCGGTGCCTTTGAGCGCGTACGTGCAGCTGGTGGCGTCTGCATCATCGATGAAGTTCAGACCGGCTTTGGTCGGACCGGCGCCAACATGTGGGAGTTCATGGCCCACGGCGTGACCCCGGACATCGTTGTCATGGGTAAGGGGATTGGCAACGGTTTCCCGCTCTCTGCAGTTGTGGCCAGACGTGAAGTTGCCGAGGCCATGGCCGAACGAAAATTCTTCAACACCTACGGCTCCAATCCGGTTTCCTGTTCCGCAGGCCGTGCAGTCCTTCGGGTGATTGAAGATGACAATATCATGGCCAATGTCACCGAGGCCGGCGATCACCTGGAGGCCCAGATGGTCGGCCTGATGGACAAATACCAGGTTATCGGCGATTTTCGCGGTCGCGGCCTGATGCGTGCGGTCGAATTTGTCAAAGACCGGACCACCAAGGAGCCGGGCACTGAAGATGCGTCCAAGGTCCAGGAATCCTGCCGCGAAAGCGGTGTGATTGTCGGCCGTGGCGGCCGCTATGGCAATATTCTGCGGATCAATCCGCCGCTCTGTGCGACCAAGGACGATATGCAGTTGCTTGCCGATGCCCTTGATAAGGCCTGTAGCCAGCTGTAA
- a CDS encoding sigma 54-interacting transcriptional regulator yields the protein MVYVTEKKRASVDLVEQAATDEVTRLTKENEELRQKLEQLSSLLDNLPGMAYRCLNDANYSFEYASKGARDFLGFSTDKMVGVYSFRQFVPEEDQKRNSEILSRLTPENDGFDLVYRLPSAQGEYRWFHERGKALFSPEGEMVALDGLLTDITDQKNEEIALRRENTRLRFSIDERYKLGKIIGKSKPILSVYKRIVQAAGTKAPVIIHGESGTGKELAAQTIHDVSDRKDKPFIAVNCGAIPESLMESEFFGHVRGAFTGANTDREGHFMAANNGTLFLDEIGEMPLALQVKLLRVLDGGGFSPVGSSKVLQSNFRLISATNRDLGQMVRLGTMREDFYYRINTVPILMPPLRERLDDLPLLIDHFLDLYREETGERTQIPPHIIQKFEDHDWPGNVRELTNVIRRYLTLKEVSFTPFNSPSVPQENDATSPEISIVKSSFSVPVADDLAHFEKSMIIKALNLNQWNMGNTAKALGISRRTLQRRVNKYRIK from the coding sequence ATGGTGTACGTGACGGAAAAGAAAAGAGCTTCGGTCGACTTGGTTGAACAAGCAGCAACGGACGAGGTTACTCGGTTAACGAAGGAAAACGAGGAGTTGCGTCAAAAATTGGAGCAACTCTCATCGCTTCTCGATAATCTCCCGGGTATGGCGTATCGCTGTCTCAACGATGCGAACTATTCTTTTGAATATGCGAGTAAGGGCGCCCGGGATTTCCTCGGATTTTCCACCGATAAGATGGTCGGCGTCTACTCCTTTCGCCAGTTCGTCCCTGAGGAAGATCAGAAGCGGAACTCCGAGATACTGAGCCGCTTGACTCCGGAAAACGATGGTTTTGACCTTGTCTATCGCCTGCCTTCAGCCCAGGGCGAATACCGGTGGTTTCACGAGCGTGGCAAGGCCCTGTTCTCCCCGGAAGGAGAGATGGTCGCCCTTGACGGGTTGCTCACCGATATCACCGATCAAAAAAACGAGGAGATCGCCCTCCGCAGGGAAAATACCCGGTTGCGCTTTTCCATCGATGAGCGGTACAAGCTCGGCAAGATTATCGGCAAGAGCAAACCGATTTTGAGTGTCTACAAACGCATCGTCCAGGCCGCCGGAACCAAGGCTCCAGTGATCATCCACGGTGAATCCGGCACAGGCAAGGAGCTTGCGGCGCAGACGATTCATGATGTCAGTGACCGCAAGGACAAACCCTTTATTGCGGTCAACTGTGGGGCGATTCCGGAAAGTCTCATGGAAAGCGAATTCTTCGGACATGTGCGCGGTGCCTTTACCGGGGCCAACACCGACCGTGAAGGTCACTTCATGGCAGCCAACAACGGAACCCTCTTTCTTGATGAAATTGGCGAGATGCCTCTCGCCCTGCAGGTCAAACTCCTGCGGGTGCTCGACGGTGGTGGATTCAGCCCCGTTGGCTCAAGTAAGGTGCTCCAGTCCAATTTCCGCTTGATTTCAGCGACCAACAGAGACCTGGGACAGATGGTTCGTTTGGGCACAATGCGCGAGGATTTCTATTATCGTATCAACACGGTCCCCATTCTCATGCCCCCGTTACGGGAACGGCTCGATGATCTGCCCCTGCTGATCGATCATTTCCTTGATCTTTATCGCGAGGAAACAGGTGAAAGAACGCAGATTCCGCCCCATATTATCCAGAAGTTCGAAGACCATGACTGGCCCGGCAATGTGCGGGAACTCACCAATGTGATCAGGCGTTATCTCACCCTCAAGGAGGTCAGTTTCACCCCGTTTAACTCCCCATCTGTGCCTCAGGAGAACGATGCAACGAGCCCTGAAATTTCCATTGTCAAATCAAGTTTTTCCGTACCGGTTGCCGATGATCTGGCCCATTTTGAAAAGAGCATGATCATCAAAGCCCTCAACCTCAATCAGTGGAACATGGGCAACACTGCCAAGGCCCTGGGCATAAGCCGAAGAACGCTGCAGCGCCGGGTGAACAAATATCGAATCAAATAG
- a CDS encoding BCCT family transporter: MKNVSPLESCEKGSGRMAFSKVVAKLPKSVAGPGTIGSFRRYLGDVDPVTFSATGALTLAVIVFGLVAPIQLDGVLSRLQKMITSNFNWYFLLSVSIYLGVCIYIAFSKYGDLKLGKADDKPEFSTFSWFTMLFSCGIGVGCAFWAVAEPVLHYMNTPYLAKSQTPQAMPIAIQISVMHWGLHAWAIFALVGLAIAFPAYRQSKPMTVSISLYGLFGEKIIGSPFGRFVEFLAAVATIVGVSTAFGLGVISINAGIKHIFGTGLGVVGMLVFMATLICCYIVSVMAGIEKGMKNLSTINVYIAAFLGGFILLMGQTSDLLNLMVQTTGSYINNFVYATFWTDFHDKTSWLGWWTVFYWIWWISWGPYCGGFVARISRGRTLREFILGVALVPTLVALVWFSVVGGSAQFAQINGVAPMAEALKADMGSGIYVLLSSLKHGDLMCYVVLVYLLIFLITSTDSASFFVAMQMARGSLNPSTMMKFFWGAFIGSLALVLLVSGGLQALQKAAIVAGAPFSVIIFLMVFSLFKLLRQAYTEEHGPRGV, translated from the coding sequence ATGAAGAATGTATCGCCGCTCGAAAGCTGCGAAAAGGGGAGTGGGAGAATGGCGTTTTCGAAAGTTGTGGCAAAGTTGCCAAAGTCCGTTGCAGGACCAGGGACAATTGGTTCCTTCAGAAGATATCTGGGTGATGTGGATCCGGTTACCTTTTCGGCCACCGGAGCGCTCACACTTGCTGTCATTGTCTTTGGGCTAGTGGCTCCAATTCAGTTGGATGGGGTGCTTTCAAGGTTGCAAAAAATGATCACCAGCAACTTCAACTGGTATTTTCTACTCTCCGTTTCCATCTATCTTGGAGTGTGTATCTATATCGCCTTCAGTAAATACGGGGACTTGAAGTTGGGCAAGGCGGATGACAAGCCGGAGTTCAGCACATTTTCCTGGTTCACCATGCTCTTTAGTTGCGGGATAGGGGTAGGGTGCGCCTTTTGGGCGGTGGCGGAACCGGTCCTCCATTATATGAACACCCCCTATCTGGCCAAGTCGCAGACTCCGCAAGCCATGCCGATCGCCATCCAAATAAGCGTTATGCACTGGGGGTTGCATGCATGGGCAATTTTTGCCCTCGTTGGCCTGGCGATCGCCTTTCCAGCCTATCGGCAATCCAAACCGATGACTGTTTCCATCTCTCTCTACGGCCTTTTCGGCGAGAAGATCATTGGTAGCCCATTTGGCCGTTTTGTCGAATTTCTTGCAGCCGTTGCCACCATCGTCGGGGTCAGCACCGCTTTTGGGTTGGGCGTCATCAGTATCAATGCCGGTATCAAGCACATCTTCGGGACTGGCCTGGGGGTGGTGGGGATGTTGGTGTTCATGGCCACTCTCATTTGCTGCTACATTGTGTCTGTCATGGCGGGCATCGAGAAAGGGATGAAGAACCTCAGTACGATCAATGTCTATATTGCCGCTTTTCTGGGAGGATTTATTCTGTTGATGGGCCAGACCAGTGATCTGCTCAACCTCATGGTGCAGACGACCGGAAGCTATATCAATAATTTTGTCTACGCGACCTTTTGGACCGATTTCCACGACAAGACATCCTGGTTGGGCTGGTGGACCGTCTTCTACTGGATTTGGTGGATATCCTGGGGACCGTACTGCGGCGGATTTGTCGCCCGGATCTCAAGGGGGCGTACCCTGCGTGAATTTATCCTCGGAGTCGCTCTTGTGCCGACCCTGGTCGCCCTGGTGTGGTTCAGCGTTGTCGGCGGTTCTGCCCAATTCGCGCAGATCAACGGCGTGGCCCCGATGGCCGAGGCCCTCAAGGCGGACATGGGCAGCGGCATCTATGTCCTCCTCTCGAGTTTGAAGCACGGCGATCTCATGTGTTATGTGGTGTTGGTGTACCTGCTCATATTCCTTATCACCTCCACTGATTCAGCGTCTTTTTTCGTGGCCATGCAGATGGCTCGCGGCTCCCTGAATCCGAGTACCATGATGAAATTTTTCTGGGGAGCCTTTATCGGTTCACTTGCTCTGGTCCTGCTGGTCAGCGGCGGGCTGCAGGCACTGCAGAAGGCGGCGATTGTTGCCGGGGCACCTTTTTCGGTGATTATCTTTCTTATGGTCTTTTCCCTCTTTAAACTGCTCAGGCAAGCATATACGGAAGAGCATGGTCCACGTGGTGTATGA
- a CDS encoding ASKHA domain-containing protein — MSRSCHLTVQPENHTLVVEQGTTVLQALQQLNSSVRSDCGGAGVCGKCRVLTLDRDGLSPVSDEEQSCLGKDLIGNGYRLACLATITGEARVTVPHLAEEKSRPQGKKIDAPTCTPDPTVRRFFIAADRLSTPLSASGLYQCILERLPQWPEFPADEAGVQLVRLLADSPEQIAQHGVTLVVHEQLGVRAVLPGDQASRSLGMAVDLGTTTIAGYLCDLQTGELLASRAMFNPQRKYGDDVISRISRTVGDEGVLKEMQRTVVAALEQLAGLCLADCGLADAELDELVVVGNTTMQTIFAGDSPESLGRSPYLPQILSAQNLSAQSLGFSFGKMTTVHIFPVISGFLGGDSVAAALGGTLMHCAEPRLIIDIGTNGELILGCGEKLVATSCATGPALEGAAISCGMRAVAGAIDKVEVDQTHNRLLLHHLGAENGALPLGICGSGLIDAVAGLRQVGVLQESGRLNAEAEGVICDDQGFPQAYVLVPAAESGTGRDITLTLLDVRAFQLAKSALVVGMEKLLEEYGLEDVPHTCITGAFGAHFNWTNGLIVDLLSAKVSRGEVTSGANLAGAGAIMALIDRDKRREAAVLASGCTALELAADPDFNLRFVERTRFPALESQAR, encoded by the coding sequence ATGAGCAGATCCTGTCATCTGACAGTGCAGCCTGAAAATCACACCCTGGTTGTTGAGCAGGGGACTACAGTGCTTCAGGCCCTCCAGCAACTCAACAGTTCAGTACGCAGCGATTGCGGTGGTGCTGGTGTTTGCGGTAAATGCCGGGTACTTACCCTTGATCGTGATGGGCTGTCGCCTGTCAGTGATGAAGAACAGTCCTGCCTGGGAAAGGACTTGATCGGCAATGGCTACCGGTTGGCCTGTCTGGCCACGATCACCGGTGAAGCTCGAGTAACCGTGCCCCATCTTGCTGAAGAGAAGAGTCGTCCCCAGGGAAAGAAGATAGATGCTCCGACCTGCACCCCCGACCCGACCGTCCGTCGTTTTTTTATAGCCGCGGACCGGCTGTCCACCCCCCTGTCCGCGAGCGGACTGTATCAGTGTATCCTGGAGCGATTGCCCCAGTGGCCCGAATTTCCAGCAGATGAGGCAGGAGTGCAACTCGTTCGTTTGCTTGCAGACTCTCCGGAACAGATTGCCCAGCACGGTGTGACCCTGGTTGTTCACGAACAGCTGGGTGTACGTGCTGTTCTCCCGGGCGACCAGGCCAGCCGCAGTCTGGGAATGGCGGTTGATCTCGGCACCACAACCATTGCCGGCTACCTCTGTGATCTGCAGACCGGAGAACTGCTTGCCTCGCGGGCGATGTTCAATCCTCAGCGTAAATATGGCGATGATGTCATCAGCCGGATCAGCAGAACTGTTGGCGATGAAGGGGTGCTCAAGGAGATGCAGAGGACCGTGGTCGCTGCCCTTGAACAGCTGGCCGGTCTCTGCCTGGCCGACTGCGGTCTTGCGGATGCTGAGCTCGACGAGTTGGTGGTTGTGGGCAATACCACCATGCAGACCATCTTTGCCGGTGACTCGCCGGAATCGCTGGGGAGGTCGCCCTATCTTCCCCAGATCCTATCTGCCCAAAATCTTTCCGCGCAAAGTCTCGGCTTTTCCTTTGGGAAAATGACCACTGTGCATATTTTCCCGGTTATCTCGGGTTTTCTCGGTGGAGACAGCGTTGCCGCCGCCCTGGGCGGAACGTTGATGCATTGCGCAGAGCCGAGGCTCATCATTGACATTGGCACCAATGGCGAGCTCATCCTCGGTTGCGGCGAGAAATTGGTGGCCACCAGCTGTGCGACCGGTCCGGCCTTGGAAGGCGCGGCCATTTCTTGCGGCATGCGGGCCGTGGCCGGTGCGATCGACAAGGTAGAGGTGGATCAAACCCACAACCGTCTGCTGTTGCACCATCTCGGTGCGGAAAATGGCGCCCTGCCCCTGGGAATCTGCGGCTCCGGACTTATCGATGCGGTTGCCGGGCTGCGTCAGGTTGGGGTGTTGCAGGAATCGGGTCGGTTGAATGCGGAGGCAGAAGGCGTAATCTGTGACGACCAGGGATTTCCCCAGGCATACGTGCTGGTGCCTGCCGCGGAAAGTGGCACCGGCCGGGATATCACCCTGACCTTGTTGGACGTGCGGGCCTTTCAGCTGGCCAAGTCGGCGCTGGTGGTCGGCATGGAAAAACTCCTGGAAGAATATGGTCTGGAAGACGTCCCCCATACCTGCATTACCGGTGCCTTTGGCGCGCACTTCAATTGGACCAACGGGCTGATCGTCGATCTTCTGTCGGCAAAGGTCAGTCGCGGTGAGGTCACAAGCGGAGCCAATTTGGCCGGGGCAGGGGCGATCATGGCCCTTATTGACCGGGACAAGCGCCGGGAGGCCGCGGTACTTGCCTCAGGCTGCACCGCGCTGGAGTTGGCGGCAGATCCGGACTTCAACCTTCGTTTCGTTGAACGAACACGATTTCCCGCCTTGGAAAGTCAAGCCAGATGA
- a CDS encoding BCCT family transporter gives MDPVIFWSTGAIPLAAVLFGLFSPVKFDAVLSNLQKVITTHFNWDFMLSVAIYLVVCIYIAFSKYGDLKLGKAEDKPEFSYFSWIAMLFSCGVGVGYAFWAVGEPVMHYMNTPYLAQSQTPDAMPVAIEIGVMHWGLHAWAIFALVGLAIAFPAYRQGKPMNVSISLYGLFGDKIIGSPFGRFVEFLAAFATIAGVSTALGLGIISINAGIKHIFGTGLDTTGMSVFMVFLIICYILSAVSGIEKGIKNLSNINVFIAFLWGGFVLVMGPTSDLLNLMVQTTGSYINNFVYQTFWIDFNAKTPWLGRWTVFYWIWWISWGPFCGGFVARISKGRTLREFILGVALVPTLVALVWFSVIGGAAQFAQINGTAPMAEALKADMGSGIYVLLSSFQFGDIMGYVVFINLLIFLITSADSASFFVAMQMARGSMNPSTLMKLIWGAFIGSLALVLLISGGLQALQKAAIIAGAPFSVIIFLMIFSLFKMLKRAYAEENSPTGM, from the coding sequence ATGGATCCGGTTATCTTCTGGTCGACCGGGGCAATTCCCCTCGCCGCCGTCCTTTTTGGACTGTTCAGTCCCGTCAAATTTGATGCTGTGCTTTCAAACTTACAGAAAGTGATCACCACCCACTTCAACTGGGATTTCATGCTCTCGGTGGCCATCTATCTGGTGGTCTGTATTTATATCGCCTTCAGCAAATACGGGGACCTGAAGTTGGGAAAGGCCGAAGACAAGCCGGAATTCAGTTATTTTTCCTGGATTGCCATGTTGTTCAGCTGCGGGGTTGGGGTTGGCTACGCCTTCTGGGCCGTGGGCGAACCGGTTATGCATTACATGAACACACCCTATCTGGCCCAGTCACAGACTCCGGACGCCATGCCTGTGGCAATTGAGATCGGTGTCATGCATTGGGGGCTCCACGCCTGGGCAATTTTCGCCCTTGTTGGCCTGGCGATCGCCTTTCCGGCGTATCGGCAAGGCAAACCGATGAATGTTTCCATTTCCCTCTATGGGTTGTTCGGCGATAAAATTATCGGTAGTCCCTTTGGGCGCTTTGTCGAATTTCTTGCCGCATTCGCCACCATTGCCGGCGTCAGCACAGCCCTTGGTCTGGGCATTATCAGCATCAACGCCGGCATCAAGCATATCTTTGGCACCGGTCTGGACACCACCGGGATGTCGGTGTTCATGGTTTTTCTTATTATCTGCTACATCTTGTCCGCCGTATCCGGAATCGAGAAGGGCATCAAGAACCTCAGCAACATCAACGTCTTCATCGCCTTTCTCTGGGGCGGATTCGTCTTGGTGATGGGCCCCACCAGCGACCTGCTCAACCTCATGGTGCAGACCACCGGCAGCTATATCAACAACTTCGTCTACCAGACCTTCTGGATCGACTTCAACGCCAAAACACCCTGGCTGGGCAGGTGGACCGTCTTCTACTGGATCTGGTGGATCTCCTGGGGCCCCTTCTGCGGCGGTTTTGTCGCCCGAATTTCCAAGGGACGCACCCTGCGTGAATTTATCCTCGGAGTCGCTCTTGTGCCCACCCTGGTGGCCCTGGTCTGGTTCAGCGTGATCGGTGGTGCCGCCCAATTTGCGCAGATCAACGGAACAGCCCCCATGGCCGAGGCGCTCAAGGCGGATATGGGTAGCGGAATCTATGTTCTGCTGTCGAGTTTTCAATTCGGTGACATCATGGGCTATGTCGTCTTCATCAATCTCCTCATCTTCCTGATCACCTCGGCCGACTCTGCCTCCTTTTTCGTGGCCATGCAGATGGCTCGCGGCAGCATGAACCCCAGCACCTTGATGAAGCTCATCTGGGGCGCCTTTATCGGCTCGCTTGCCCTGGTTCTGCTCATCAGTGGCGGGCTGCAGGCCCTGCAAAAGGCGGCGATCATTGCCGGAGCGCCATTTTCGGTGATCATCTTCCTGATGATATTCTCCCTCTTCAAGATGCTCAAACGGGCCTATGCAGAGGAAAACAGTCCAACGGGCATGTAA